The DNA region GTTGCGCCTTTGAGGTCCGCAAATAGCCCTAAAGTCAGGAGGCGTGTTTAATCCAGCGAAAGGTGAGATTGATGCGCCAGTCCTTGACCCGCAGGCGTTTGGGAATAGCGTGTTGCCAAAGCTGCTGGGTGCGGCCAGACATTACTACCAAGTCGTCATGAGCCAGTTCAATGCTCCACGGTGGGGACGGCCTGGGCCGAGATTTGGGGCGCATTTGGAAGCTCCGTGTGGCCCCTAGCGAGTAGGAGGCTATAACGGGACGCTCTCCAAGCTCGGCCTCGTCGTCCGCATGCCAGCCCATACTGTCATGGCCGTCCCTGTAGGCATTACACAACACGCTGTTGAATGTGTGCCCAGTCAAGGTTTCCAGGCATTTTTGAATCCGCAATAGAGAATCTGGCCAGGGACGCGGGTGAAACCGGGTTCCTGAATAGGAATACGCTGCCTCAGGGTCGCCGATCCAGCAGCTTAGCCTGGGCTGCAGATGCTGTTTGCCGTAGATTTGGATGGACTGTTGTTCCCAGGGGAGTGTCGCGCGTAATTCCGCCAACGTGCGCGCGGCATGCTCTGCGCCCAATGCTTCGCGGTAAAGTACGAGGCTGGCCCCGTCACCCGGTTGCAAGGCTACTGGCGTCGATAGTGTCGAGCGTTCGGGATCATTCACGCGACTAGTTGCCACCTTGGCGTCCATAGAGTTGTCATGCGGGTAACACATCATAGGCACATGACTATGTTCACTCGCGTAGGTTGAGGCCCGCGTCGCCCATACTAAAGGCTACCTTATGGTCCATGAATGGATGTTCCTTGGCAGCGGCAACAGCCAAAGCCCAGATTTAGGAAATGCCGCCGCCGTTTGGCTAAGTGACGGCAAGCCGCGTTTGTTGGTGGACTGCGGCTGGTCGGTTCCCCAGCTGTGGCAGCGAGATTTTGATGCGCTGCCACCGGCGATATTTCTGACTCATGTGCACATGGACCACTGCGCTGGCTTGGAGAGTTGGTACTACCAGCTTGCCGTGGCAGCAGAAAATGGCAATCCGCAGCCACTGCTGAAATTGTTCTGCCCGGCGGAGTTGGTGCCCTTACTTCAACAGCGGTTGGGCTCTTATCCGGAGGCTCTGGCCGAAGGTGGAAGCAACTTTTGGGATGTTTTCCAGCTCATACCTGTGCATCGCCAGTTTTGGCTGGATGGAATCCGCTGCGAGGTCTTCCCTACGCGCCACCATCGCCCAAACTCGGCCTTTGGCCTTGCTGTGCCCGGCTTGTTTTTCTACAGCGGAGACACCCGGCCGATTCCAGAATGGGTGACTGCCTTGGCTGGAGCTGGGGAGACTATCTTCCATGACGCTGGGCTTAGCGGGAATCCGGCGCACACCGGCATCGAGGACCTAGTACGCGAGTACAGCCAGGGGCAGCGGGAGCGCATGGTGCTCTACCATTTGGAGAACGAGTCGGCGGTACAGCAGGCTGAAGCGGCAGGCTATCGTGTGGCGAGACCAGGAGATGTTTTTGATTTGGGCCGCCATGGACAGGCAACCACGCACAGCTCTCACCCGGCTTCCGCTCAAGAGCCCCGCTCCAAAGATCCCGGCCCTGCTTAGAGATTGATGCTGACTTTAGCCCTGGGTGCGGCAGGAGTGGAGCAAGCCTCGGTACACTAGCGCTCTTGACCAGGGACGTGTTCAGTAGAGTGAGAACGAGCTGATGTGTGGAATCGTAGCGGCGGTTGGCAGCCGAAATGTGGTGCCAATCTTGATGGAGGGCTTACGCCGTTTGGAGTATCGGGGATACGACTCGGCAGGTTTGGCCATCCAAGATTCGCCCTCGACACTGACAACGGTTCGGGCCGTGGGCAAGGTGGCTGCGTTGGGGGAGGCTGTTGAGCAGGCGAAGACGCAGGGCAGTTGCGGCATCGCGCATACTCGATGGGCCACTCACGGTGGGGTCAGCGAGAACAACGCGCATCCGCAAACCGTCGCTGACCAGCTGTCGGTCGTGCATAACGGCATTATTGAAAACGATGTGGAGCTCCGCGAGGAGCTGCGCGCCGACGGCGTCGTCTTTCACTCGCAGACAGATACGGAAGTGGTTGCCCACCTCATCGCCCGCGCCCTGCAGGGGGGCGATCTCCATGCCGCCGTGCAGGCAGCGATAGAACGTTTGCGGGGCGCTTATGCCATCGCGGTGATGTGGTCTCATGCTCCGCAGCAGTTAGTGTGTGCCCGAATGGGTTCGCCGTTGGTTCTCGGCCTTGGAGTGGGGGAGCATTTTGCTGCCTCCGATGCCCAAGCCCTATTGCCAGTCACCCAGCGCTTCATTTATTTGCAGGACGGGGATACT from Oceanococcus sp. HetDA_MAG_MS8 includes:
- a CDS encoding ribonuclease Z, which produces MVHEWMFLGSGNSQSPDLGNAAAVWLSDGKPRLLVDCGWSVPQLWQRDFDALPPAIFLTHVHMDHCAGLESWYYQLAVAAENGNPQPLLKLFCPAELVPLLQQRLGSYPEALAEGGSNFWDVFQLIPVHRQFWLDGIRCEVFPTRHHRPNSAFGLAVPGLFFYSGDTRPIPEWVTALAGAGETIFHDAGLSGNPAHTGIEDLVREYSQGQRERMVLYHLENESAVQQAEAAGYRVARPGDVFDLGRHGQATTHSSHPASAQEPRSKDPGPA
- a CDS encoding alpha-ketoglutarate-dependent dioxygenase AlkB; amino-acid sequence: MDAKVATSRVNDPERSTLSTPVALQPGDGASLVLYREALGAEHAARTLAELRATLPWEQQSIQIYGKQHLQPRLSCWIGDPEAAYSYSGTRFHPRPWPDSLLRIQKCLETLTGHTFNSVLCNAYRDGHDSMGWHADDEAELGERPVIASYSLGATRSFQMRPKSRPRPSPPWSIELAHDDLVVMSGRTQQLWQHAIPKRLRVKDWRINLTFRWIKHAS